The Acinonyx jubatus isolate Ajub_Pintada_27869175 chromosome B3, VMU_Ajub_asm_v1.0, whole genome shotgun sequence genomic interval GGAGCAATGTTGGCTACAGATATTGGCCTCGAATGAAACAATGACTATGCATGCTTCAGGGAATTTTACTAAGTATGAGATCACCCTGGCTGTACTGGGCTTTCTTCACACAGCCTGTTATCTATAATTGGGGAGTTAGAAAAGGCAAGGACTTTAAATATCCCAGGGAGCCTATCCCCTGCCCCACAGAGTGAAGCTCTTTCTCTAGCCCTGCTATCTATCCCCGTCAACAGAACACCAGCCTCAGATCCAGGGAGGGTCTTACCTCCTGTCATTCTGCAGTAGAATGCACACTGCTGCATGGTTTGTTCTATCAAAGGACCTGTGTGGCCCAAGTGACAAAACGTCAATTCCATTATACCTCATCATTCTGATCTCTTCATTCTcccatttgctcatttattcaacaaatatttattgaatatttcccTACTATGTACCAGATATATAGTGCTTGAGACCTTCTTAGTTAACTGATATTTTCTTCAATGGCATTTTAAGGGATGCTAAGGGTCTAAGACATGTTTTCTTCATTCACTTTTCTCCTTACACCCACAATGATTGTGGGGAGCAAAAATACGATTTCTCAGATTCtacagctcttttctttcttctaatccTATAGCTATTAGAGAGCCTCAAGGCTTAATTATTGTAGCCTGAACTCTCACTATAGACTTCTGAATGATAAAAATAGGCTTTTAAAACGCCTGGCTTATATCTAGCTTAAACacacttcttggggtgcctgggtggctcagtcaattgagcgtccaactcttgttttcagctcaagtcatgatcccagggtcatgggattgagccctgtgtcaggctctacaatGAGTatagagcctatttgggattctctatctccctttgtatctctcccctgctctcttcctctctctctaaaattttttttttgaaaaaaattatctttattataaggaaaatacatggcaAAACAGAGATGGAAGATGGTGGGAGGGGAAGATCTAGAAAAAATCACCAAACAAGCTGCCCAAACATGGCTTCCTGCTGTGGAAGAGAGTGATTTGGCCCTTATCTTTCCCACCTTTCCTGATTCAAAGAAATCTGCTGTTAGCAGGGCTGGGCCCAGGGAGCTCCATTTTCCTATCTGTTCTCTTCCTGGGAGTTTGGGAAAGGTTGTATAGTTCTCGGGCTTTCAAGATAAAGAAGACtataaggagaaggaaaagatgttACAGCCCTTTGTCATCCCCAGCCCCATCCTTCAGTATTTTTGATTCCAAAGAGACAAACCCCATGGGATTGGGATAACTTAGGCAACAATACTCCAAGCAGTGAGGCTGTGTTGATGAGGAAGTGAACAGCATCATACTTGGCATAGAAGCTGGCCAGGAGGTAGAGTACAATAGGAGAGATGCTGAGGAATTTGCGGGAAGAGATAAATTGGATCCCGTAGTCCATCTGTTCCCAGTGTGTCAGTAGCTGAGCCTTTCCTTGGTCAGGGGTCTCAAAGGGTGTCTCTTTCATTGTATGTAAGAAGACATACATAGCCAGGTTATGGATGACGTTGGTCAGGGTCCAGACAACAGGGATGCTGAAGAAGAAGATGCTGAGTAGAACCACATGCAACAGTCCTGCCAAGATGATGTAGGCCAGCCAGATGCGCTGGCTATTCATCACTTGAGTGTCGGGGTTTACTTCGCTGTGTGCCACCCATACATTCATCCTGCTGGCTTCAGAAGCCTGTCAGGCTCGAGGTGTGGCGCTCACTTCCGCCTctctaaaatactttaaaaaatttaaaaacatttcttggaTTTCCATGTGAAAACTCAAGATGTTTAAAAAGGAACTGTCTCTGTACAGCTAGCTATCCATCCTGGTTTTGGTATCTCTGTCATCAACACcagtccccaccccatccccgcccccctgACCTCATTTTCTCAGTTTAAAAACCTTGTCTTCACTCACTTCTGATACCTCTGATACTCAGCTTCTCTACTGACTTCTTTCATCTTGTTCCCTGTGTCTGTTCCTGTCTCTCAGTTGTCActgccttctccccagctcaTTTTTGGGTGGGTACATCAACCCCTGGCCCAATCTCTCCTGCACATGCACACCAGACAAATGTTCCTTAAACAGTGCTTTCATCTTACCACTTTCTACTCCTATGACATCTAAATCCTTTGCCAGGTTTCTGAGGCTCTTCATGGTCTGATTCCCCTCTACTGATCCAACagccttttccattttcctctacATGCTCTTAGGTGGGTCTCTTAATGTTCCTCAAATGCACAAAGCTTATTTATGTTCGAACACACTTTTATTCTCAGCCAAGGCaggcttctcttctttcttcccttagcCTAAATAGATCACACACCTATTATTTGGAATAACTCAAGTGTCATTTCCTTCATGGACCCTTCATTGGCCAACTAAGCACCTCCTTCCTGTGGGCTTCCACAGGTCTATAGTTTACCCATAGTGTTTAGCAATCATTTACATTAGTCATTCTTGGTTTGTCCATTGTGTTTCATATTAATCTCATCTCTCCAAGAAATCAGAGCTCGTTGGTGAGGAACTATAGACTATACTATAACATGTATACTCTATTGTACTATGTTATACCACACTACACTATACTATAGAATTTTGTGCCTAAGCTTCCAAGCCTAAGCTTTTTGGTTGATTGTATTTAGGTAGACTCTATCCACATTTCCCCATGAAATAGGATGCTATTGCACTTCACTGTCCCCTTACAACTCTTTGTGTCAAATAACAGTTGattcttattaagaaaaaataactagCCATGCTTATCCCATCTTTGAGAGTCCTTATCTATGCACACCTATCCATTATACATTTTCGGGCACAGAGTTTATTCTGGTGTTCTTGGCCACATCTTTTGTATTAAATTAaatccctcactttttttttaatcgccTACTCACCTGATGTCAGaggagaaaaatagttttaaaacatattagAGAGATTAATTAACCTTCAAGATAGGTGTCTTTTTTCTGCCAAAGAGCTAATCATTTACGTAGAAAAGTCAGTTTGTGCCtttcaacatgaaaaataatttgcctAGAAGAAACAGGAATATGGTTGTTTATCCTCTGGCAATATAT includes:
- the LOC106967255 gene encoding ORM1-like protein 2, coding for MNVWVAHSEVNPDTQVMNSQRIWLAYIILAGLLHVVLLSIFFFSIPVVWTLTNVIHNLAMYVFLHTMKETPFETPDQGKAQLLTHWEQMDYGIQFISSRKFLSISPIVLYLLASFYAKYDAVHFLINTASLLGVLLPKLSQSHGVCLFGIKNTEGWGWG